The Rhinopithecus roxellana isolate Shanxi Qingling chromosome 13, ASM756505v1, whole genome shotgun sequence genome contains a region encoding:
- the WFDC3 gene encoding WAP four-disulfide core domain protein 3 isoform X2, translated as MMLSCLFLLKALLALGSLECWITAGEHAKEGECPPDKNPCKELCQGDELCPAGQKCCTTGCGRICRDIPKGRKRDCSRVIRKQSCLKRCITDETCPGVKKCCTFGCNKSCVVPISKQKPAEFGGECPADPLPCEELCDGDASCPQGHKCCSTGCGHTCVGDIEGGRGGDCPKVLVGLCIVGCVMDENCQAGEKCCKSGCGRFCVPPVLPQKLTMNPNWTVRSDSELEIPVP; from the exons ATGATGTTAAGCTGCCTCTTTCTTCTGAAGGCACTTCTTGCTCTTGGGTCCCTGGAATGCTGGATAACTGCGGGAGAACATG CAAAAGAGGGGGAATGCCCTCCTGATAAGAACCCATGCAAAGAGCTGTGCCAGGGTGATGAATTGTGTCCGGCTGGGCAGAAGTGCTGCACCACAGGCTGCGGTCGGATCTGCCGAGACATTCCTAAGG GGAGGAAAAGAGATTGCTCCAGGGTTATTCGGAAACAATCCTGTTTGAAAAGGTGTATCACTGATGAGACATGTCCAGGTGTAAAGAAATGCTGCACGTTTGGCTGCAACAAGAGCTGTGTAGTCCCAATCTCTAAACAGAAGCCGG CAGAGTTTGGTGGTGAATGTCCTGCTGACCCCCTTCCGTGTGAGGAGCTGTGTGATGGGGATGCATCCTGTCCCCAGGGGCATAAATGCTGCAGCACCGGCTGTGGCCACACCTGCGTCGGAGACATTGAGGGAG GGCGGGGCGGTGATTGTCCAAAAGTTCTGGTGGGCCTGTGCATTGTCGGCTGTGTGATGGATGAGAACTGTCAAGCTGGAGAAAAGTGCTGCAAGTCAGGCTGTGGCCGCTTCTGTGTCCCACCAGTCCTGCCCCAAAAACTGACCATGAACCCCAACTGGACTGTGAGGTCTGATTCTGAATTAG AGATCCCAGTGCCCTAG
- the WFDC3 gene encoding WAP four-disulfide core domain protein 3 isoform X1 has protein sequence MMLSCLFLLKALLALGSLECWITAGEHAKEGECPPDKNPCKELCQGDELCPAGQKCCTTGCGRICRDIPKGRKRDCSRVIRKQSCLKRCITDETCPGVKKCCTFGCNKSCVVPISKQKPAEFGGECPADPLPCEELCDGDASCPQGHKCCSTGCGHTCVGDIEGGRGGDCPKVLVGLCIVGCVMDENCQAGEKCCKSGCGRFCVPPVLPQKLTMNPNWTVRSDSELGRGHPPWYLVPGERNQGL, from the exons ATGATGTTAAGCTGCCTCTTTCTTCTGAAGGCACTTCTTGCTCTTGGGTCCCTGGAATGCTGGATAACTGCGGGAGAACATG CAAAAGAGGGGGAATGCCCTCCTGATAAGAACCCATGCAAAGAGCTGTGCCAGGGTGATGAATTGTGTCCGGCTGGGCAGAAGTGCTGCACCACAGGCTGCGGTCGGATCTGCCGAGACATTCCTAAGG GGAGGAAAAGAGATTGCTCCAGGGTTATTCGGAAACAATCCTGTTTGAAAAGGTGTATCACTGATGAGACATGTCCAGGTGTAAAGAAATGCTGCACGTTTGGCTGCAACAAGAGCTGTGTAGTCCCAATCTCTAAACAGAAGCCGG CAGAGTTTGGTGGTGAATGTCCTGCTGACCCCCTTCCGTGTGAGGAGCTGTGTGATGGGGATGCATCCTGTCCCCAGGGGCATAAATGCTGCAGCACCGGCTGTGGCCACACCTGCGTCGGAGACATTGAGGGAG GGCGGGGCGGTGATTGTCCAAAAGTTCTGGTGGGCCTGTGCATTGTCGGCTGTGTGATGGATGAGAACTGTCAAGCTGGAGAAAAGTGCTGCAAGTCAGGCTGTGGCCGCTTCTGTGTCCCACCAGTCCTGCCCCAAAAACTGACCATGAACCCCAACTGGACTGTGAGGTCTGATTCTGAATTAG